The region GTTCGTGATCAGCGTCGACGCATCGGCGCGCGTCACCGTGCGCACCACCTGCGATGGCGGCAAGGCTTGCTGCGATGCCAGATGCGCATACATGGCGTCGAGCGCCCGGTTCAGATACACGTGCAGCGGCACGATCAGGGTCGGCAAGGCATTGCTGAAGGAATCGAAATGATTCGCGTGCGTCACCTCGATATAGCGCAGCTTGCTGGCTGCGCCATCTGCAGCCGCATTCAAGCCCACATACGCGCGCGCGGCATGATTGACGGGGATCAGGGTGTCGCTGCGGCCATGCACGATGATGGCCGGCTTGCCCTGCAACTTGCCGCTCGCCCGTACCTCGGCCATGCCGGCGCGCACGCGCGCGCTCTGTCCTGCCAGCGTGCCCTGCAGGGTGGCGCCGGTAACGGCATCACTGCCCGTCGCCAGGCTGCGCAAGCACAGGAAGCCATCGAGCGACTGGTCCGCCAGAGTGGTCGACGGCGAAACGCCCGCCGTATAGACCCTGGCGCCGCCGACGCTGTTTTCATAGACGACATTGCCGAGGATGCCGTTCTGCGCGGCAAAACTGGCCGCCTTTTGCGCCGACGTGAACGCGACCGGATTACCGTTGAGGTCAGTCTGCGCAAACGTCAAGCCGCACACCTTGTCTGTCACGGAGAATTTGCCGTAGGCATACGCATACGTGACGGCCACCAGAATGTTGGTGCCCGCATGCGCCGCCTGCAAGGGATCGGAATCCACCAGCCAGCCATACGCCTGCAGGCGCTGCTTCGCATCCTGCTGCTGCGCCGCCAGGTCGGCACCGTTCAATAAACCCTTGCTGACGAGCGCCGTGCAGCGTCCCGCGTTGCCGGCCACGGCAGCGATGCATGGCTGATACAGCGCCGCATAGGTGGCGTAGTCGAACAGCGAACGTCCCGGCGTGTTTACCAGCACCCCGCCCTGGCGCACGCTGTAGCCGGTTGACGACGCCGGCTGGACTTGCGGCTCGCTGGCGGCGACGCCACTGATGAGTCCTTTGCTATCCTGCTCCGCCGCCAGCAGGGCCGAGCCGGCGCCGTTGGAAATGCTCGAGGCGATGGTGATGGTATTCCTCGGCGTCAGGCGCACGATGCGCGAGCTGCCGTCGCGCGCCAGCACACCGTAGCGCTCGTTCAACACGTAATAGGCCATCTCGATGGCCTGCAGGGTGACCTTGCCCCAGTCCTTCTCCGGATTCTGCTGCGAGTGCGCATGCTTGAAGGCGACGCGGTTCGGGTTGGCGCCAGCCCAGGCCAGCCGGTCGGCATCGCTCAGCTCCGGCGCGAAGATGGCGTTCTTGCCGGCGGCGGCTCTGCCAGCGCGCACGCCGTTCTGCAAGTTGACGCTGTCGTCCTCGAACACATACAGGCCCGTGCCCGAGCCCTTGTCCGCATACGCGACGGCGCAGCCTTTTTTCAGGCCCCACTCGCCCGAGCTGCCGATGGCGCCGTAGATGCCGCGCGAACCGCTCGACGTGCCCGTGACGATGCAGGCGTGGTTGGGATCGAAGCTGGCCGGCACCTGCACCATCAGCGTCACGTTCTTCTTGCCCGTGCCGTCGTCGGCGTAGGCGAGGTACTCGCTGCCGGCGACCAGGCCCTCGCCCGTGCCGACATTGCCGCCCGCGTCCACGTTCGGGCCATACAGGGTGCCGTAGCCGCTGTTGGCGCTGATATCGAGCACGGCGCGGTAGTTGGCGTGTATCGCATTGCGGCGCAGCTCGAGCGGCGTCGGCTGCTCCCCGTTCGCATACGCGGGCGTGGCCGCCGCCAGCCCCGTCTTGCCCAGGCCGGCCGTGAGCAGATCATTGCTCTTGCCGTCGTAGTCGGCGCGCGTGATGGTGCCCAGGTAGCCGGGCATCTGGTTCAGCTCTTCCGGTGCATGGTTGCTGCCGCAGGCTGCCAACGCCAGCAGGGTGCACAGGCCGCTCCCCGCGCGCGTGATCGTCATTTGCATGGTGGTTCTCTCCGTTGAGGTAACAGTGGACGCACAATGAAAAACGCCGGACGAGCAGTCCGGCGTTGTTTGAAAATCAGACCGAGGCCTTGGCCGCCCTGCCGCCGAAGCGGGCGATGGCTTCGCCGACGATGCCGCGCCGGAACATCAGCACGCAGATGACGAAGATGATGCCGGTGACGATGCCCACCGATTCGCCCAGGGTGCCGAACCACTCGACGCCCGTGTGCGTAGCCAGGTAGGTGCCGAAGTCGCCCAGCTTGTTTTCCAGCGCGATGATCAGCACGGCGCCGAGGATGGGACCGGCCATGGTGCCCATGCCGCCCACCAGGGTCATCAGCACGACCAGGCCCGACATGCCCCAGTACACATCCGTCAGGGTTTCAAAGCCCAGCACCAGGGTCTTGGTGGCGCCGGCCAGCGCCGCCAGCGAAGCGGACAGCACGATGGCCATCAGCTTGTACTTGTTGACGTCGTAGCCGAGCGAGATGGCGCGCGGCTCGTTTTCCTTGATCGCCTTTAAGACTTGCCCGAACGGCGAGTGGATGGTGCGCACGATCAGGGCGAAGCCGGCGATGAAGATGGCCAGCACGAAGTAGTACAGCACCGTGTCGTTGCCCAGGTCGATGATGCCCAACAAGGTTCCACGTGGAACACCTTGCAAGCCATCCTCGCCGCCCGTGAACGGCAGGCGCAAGGCGAGGAAGTACACCATCTGCGCCAGCGCCAGCGTGATCATCGTGAAATAGATGCCCTGGCGGCGGATCGCCAGGCCGCCCATGATCAGGCCCAGGCCGGCACCGGTGGCGACACCGGCCAGCAGACCCAGTTCCGTCGGCCAGCCCCAGGTGCGCAGCGCGTAGCCGGTGACATAGCCGGCGCCGCCAAAGAAGGCGGCGTGGCCGAACGACAGCAAGCCCGTGTAGCCGATCAGCAAATTGAAGGCACAGGCAAACAGGGCAAAGCACAGCAACTTCATCAGGAAGACGGGATAGCCGTAAAACGGGGCGGCCAACGCCAGCAGCAAGGCGATGGCGTAGCCTACATTCTTATTCATCGTAATTGCTCCAATACATGACTGATGAGGATTACTTCTCTTTGCCGAACAGGCCGGCGGGACGCAGCAGCAGCACGATGACCATCACGACGAATACCACGGTGGCCGAGCCCTCCGGGTAGAACACGCGGGTCAGGCCCTCGATCACGCCCAGGCCCAGGCCTGTCAGGATGGACCCCATGATGGAGCCCATGCCGCCGATCACCACCACGGCAAAGACGACGATGATCAGGTTCGAGCCCATCAGCGGCGAAACCTGGATGATCGGTGCCGCCAGCACGCCGGCGAAGCCGGCCAGCGCCACGCCGAAGCCGAAGGTCAGGGTCACCATCAGCGGCACGTTGATGCCGAACGCTTCCACCAGTTTCGGGTTTTCCGTGCCGGCCCGCAGGTAGGCCCCCAATTTGGTTTTCTCGATGACAAACCAGGTGGCCAGGCAGACGAACAGCGACGCCACCACCACCCAGGCGCGGTAGTTCGGCAGGATCATGAAGCCCAGGTCGGTCGCGCCGGCCAGCGCTTCGGGCACCGCGTACGGCTGGCCCGAGACGCCATAGAACGAGCGGAACACGCCTTCCATGATCAGGGTGATGCCAAAGGTCAGCAGCAAGCCATACAGGTGGTCGAGTTTATACAGCCAGCGCAGCATGGTTTTTTCGATCAGGATGCCGAACAGGCCGACGAGGATAGGGGCGATGACCAGCATGGCCCAGTAATTGATGTCGAAATAACTGAGGCCCATCCAGGCCAGGAAGGCGCCCATCATGTACATGGCGCCGTGCGAGAAATTAATAACGTTAAGCAAGCCAAAGATGACGGCCAGACCGAGGGACAACATGGCATAGAACGAGCCGTTGACGAGGCCCAGCAGCAGCTGGCTCATCATCGCTTGTAAAGGAACGCCGAAAATTTCCATGGCATCACAGTATAAAAAGCACCGCCGGATGACGGTGTGGTATCAAGGGAAACACGCCGCCGCAGACCGGCGCGACGGCGCAAGGCGAACCCTGCAGGCGACAAGCGTGCAGGACGGATGGCCCACGCCGGGCCATCCGTTGGAGTAGCTCTACAGCCTTACTTCCACAGCGAACACTTCGATTCGGCCTTGGTCACGTACGCTTGTGCGCCGGGCACGGTGGCCACCACCTTGTAGTAATCCCATGGGTATTTCGACTCGGACGGTTTCTTGACTTCCATCAAATACATGTCGTGCACCATGCGGCCATCGGGACGCACTTCGCCATTCTTCGTGAACATGTCGTTGATCTTGGTCTTTTTCAGGTAGGCCATCACCTTCTCGGTATCGTCGGTGCCGAGCGCCTTGACGGCTTTCAGGTAGTTCGCCGCGGCCGAATAGTCGGCCGCCTGCAGCATCGACGGTTCCTTCTTCATCTTGTCGAAATAACGTTTCGACCAGGCCCGCGTTTCCGGATTCAAGTCCCAGTACCAGCCATCCGTCAGGTACATGCCCTGCGTCAGGTTCAGGCCCAGCGAATGGATGTCGTTGATAAAGATGAGCAAGCCGGCCAGTTTCACGTTTTTCGTCACGCCGAATTCGTTGGCCGCCTTGATGCTGTTGATGGCGTCGCCGCCGGCATTGGCCAGGCCCAGGATTTGCGGCTTGGCCGCTTGCGCCTGCAGCAGGAACGAGGAAAAGTCCGAGGCGCCCAGCGGATGCTTGACGCTGCCCAGCACCTTGCCGCCGGCCGCCTTGACGACTTCGGCCGTGTCTTTTTCCAGCGAATGGCCGAACGCGTAGTCGGCCGTCATGAAATACCAGTTCTTGCCGCCCTGCTTGACGATGGTGCCGCCCGTGCCGCGCGCCAGCGCCACCGTGTCATACGCGTAATGCACGGTGTACGGCGTGCACTCTTCATTCGTCAGGCGCGAGGAGCCGGCGCCGATGGCGACGAAGATCTTTTTCTTTTCCGCCGCCACCTTGGCCATGGCCAGGCTGGCGCCGGAATTGGTGCCGCCGATCAGCATGTCGACGCCCTGCTGGTCGAACCACTCGCGCGCCTTCGAGGCGGCGATGTCGGCCTTGTTCTGATGGTCGGCGGAAATGAATTCCACCTTCTTGCCGGCGATGACCACGCCGGCATCGGCGATCGCCATCTTGATGGCTTCCGCGCCGCCGAGGCCGTCGACGTCGGAATACACGCCGGACATATCGGAAATAAAGCCGATCTTGATGGTGTCGCCCGATACCTGGGCGTGCGCGGCGGCGGAAAAGCCCAGTGCAGACAGGGTACACAGGGTGGCGGTGGCAATGGCGATAGCGTTACGTTTCATGGTGTCTCCGTTGGGATTATTGTTTGCTATTCAGTCGATTGCGGGACGACGATACGGCATTACAGGACTACACGCCAAGCAGCTCGGTCAATACCGGCATCTTGGCCTCCAGTTCGGATGCAGCGAAAGTCTCGACGATCTGACCGTGCTCCATCACATAAAACCGGTCCGCCAGCGGCGCGGCAAACCGGAAATTCTGCTCCACCATGACGATGGTGTATCCCTTCGCCTTCAGGGTGGTGATCATGCGCGCCAGGCCCTGCACGATGACGGGCGCCAGGCCTTCGGATATCTCGTCGAGCAGCAGCAGGCGCGCGCCCGTGCGCAGGATGCGCGCCACGGCCAGCATCTGCTGCTCGCCGCCCGACAGGCGCGTGCCCTGGCTGTGGCGGCGCTCCTGCAGGTTGGGAAACATGGCGTAGATTTCGTCCACCGACATGCCCTTCTCGCCGCTGGCCAGGGTGGGCGGCAGCATCAGGTTTTCCTCGGTCGACAGCGATGAAAAAATGCCGCGCTCTTCGGGACAATAACCGATGCCCAGGTGGGCGATTTTGTGCGTGGCCAAACCTATCGCTTCGACGCCGTTGACCTTGATCGAGCCCGTGCGCGCGCCCGTCAAGCCCATGATCGCGCGCAAGGTCGTCGTGCGGCCGGCGCCGTTGCGGCCCAGCAAAGTCACCACTTCGCCCTGCTCCACTTTCAAGTTCACGTCATGCAGGATGTGCGATTCGCCATACCAGGTGTGCAGCTGGGTAATTTCCAGCGCGGCTGCGCTGCCATTCGATTGTGTCGTCATCAATGCGCCCCTTCCAGCTCGGCGTGGGTGGTGCCCATGTACGCTTCCATCACTTGCGGATTGCGCGACACTTCCGCGTAACTGCCTTCGGCCAGCATGGCGCCGCGCTGCAGGACGGAAATCTTGTCGCAGATGCCGGATACTACATTCATATTGTGTTCCACCATCAGGATGGTGCGGCCGGCCGAGACCTTCTTGATCAGTTCCGTGACGCGGTGCACGTCTTCGTGGCCCATGCCCTGCGTCGGTTCGTCGAGCAGCATCATTTCCGGCTCCATCGCCAGGGTGGTGGCGATTTCCAGCGCCCGCTTGCGCCCGTACGGCATGTCGACCGTGATGGTGTCGGCAAACTCCGTCAAGTCGACTTCGGCCAGCAAGGCCATGGCGCGGTCGTTGAGCTGGTTCAGGGAGCGTTCGCTCTGCCAGAAGTGAAACGAGGTGCCGAGCTGGCGCTGCAAGCCGATGCGCACATTCTGCAGCACGGACAAATGGGGAAAGACGGCGGAAATCTGGAACGAGCGGATCACGCCCATGCGGGCGATCTGGGCCGGTTTGGCGGCCGTGATGTCTTTCCCATTGAACAGGATCTGTCCGGATGTGGGGACCAGGAATTTGGTGAGCAAGTTGAAACACGTGGTCTTGCCGGCGCCGTTGGGACCGATCAAGGCGTGGATATGGCCCCGCTCTACCTTCAGGTTCACATCGCTGACGGCGGTGAACCCCTTGAATTCCTTGGTCAAATTTCT is a window of Janthinobacterium sp. 1_2014MBL_MicDiv DNA encoding:
- a CDS encoding ABC transporter ATP-binding protein, giving the protein MTTQSNGSAAALEITQLHTWYGESHILHDVNLKVEQGEVVTLLGRNGAGRTTTLRAIMGLTGARTGSIKVNGVEAIGLATHKIAHLGIGYCPEERGIFSSLSTEENLMLPPTLASGEKGMSVDEIYAMFPNLQERRHSQGTRLSGGEQQMLAVARILRTGARLLLLDEISEGLAPVIVQGLARMITTLKAKGYTIVMVEQNFRFAAPLADRFYVMEHGQIVETFAASELEAKMPVLTELLGV
- a CDS encoding ABC transporter substrate-binding protein — translated: MKRNAIAIATATLCTLSALGFSAAAHAQVSGDTIKIGFISDMSGVYSDVDGLGGAEAIKMAIADAGVVIAGKKVEFISADHQNKADIAASKAREWFDQQGVDMLIGGTNSGASLAMAKVAAEKKKIFVAIGAGSSRLTNEECTPYTVHYAYDTVALARGTGGTIVKQGGKNWYFMTADYAFGHSLEKDTAEVVKAAGGKVLGSVKHPLGASDFSSFLLQAQAAKPQILGLANAGGDAINSIKAANEFGVTKNVKLAGLLIFINDIHSLGLNLTQGMYLTDGWYWDLNPETRAWSKRYFDKMKKEPSMLQAADYSAAANYLKAVKALGTDDTEKVMAYLKKTKINDMFTKNGEVRPDGRMVHDMYLMEVKKPSESKYPWDYYKVVATVPGAQAYVTKAESKCSLWK
- a CDS encoding branched-chain amino acid ABC transporter permease, with protein sequence MEIFGVPLQAMMSQLLLGLVNGSFYAMLSLGLAVIFGLLNVINFSHGAMYMMGAFLAWMGLSYFDINYWAMLVIAPILVGLFGILIEKTMLRWLYKLDHLYGLLLTFGITLIMEGVFRSFYGVSGQPYAVPEALAGATDLGFMILPNYRAWVVVASLFVCLATWFVIEKTKLGAYLRAGTENPKLVEAFGINVPLMVTLTFGFGVALAGFAGVLAAPIIQVSPLMGSNLIIVVFAVVVIGGMGSIMGSILTGLGLGVIEGLTRVFYPEGSATVVFVVMVIVLLLRPAGLFGKEK
- a CDS encoding 3-hydroxybutyrate oligomer hydrolase family protein, which gives rise to MTITRAGSGLCTLLALAACGSNHAPEELNQMPGYLGTITRADYDGKSNDLLTAGLGKTGLAAATPAYANGEQPTPLELRRNAIHANYRAVLDISANSGYGTLYGPNVDAGGNVGTGEGLVAGSEYLAYADDGTGKKNVTLMVQVPASFDPNHACIVTGTSSGSRGIYGAIGSSGEWGLKKGCAVAYADKGSGTGLYVFEDDSVNLQNGVRAGRAAAGKNAIFAPELSDADRLAWAGANPNRVAFKHAHSQQNPEKDWGKVTLQAIEMAYYVLNERYGVLARDGSSRIVRLTPRNTITIASSISNGAGSALLAAEQDSKGLISGVAASEPQVQPASSTGYSVRQGGVLVNTPGRSLFDYATYAALYQPCIAAVAGNAGRCTALVSKGLLNGADLAAQQQDAKQRLQAYGWLVDSDPLQAAHAGTNILVAVTYAYAYGKFSVTDKVCGLTFAQTDLNGNPVAFTSAQKAASFAAQNGILGNVVYENSVGGARVYTAGVSPSTTLADQSLDGFLCLRSLATGSDAVTGATLQGTLAGQSARVRAGMAEVRASGKLQGKPAIIVHGRSDTLIPVNHAARAYVGLNAAADGAASKLRYIEVTHANHFDSFSNALPTLIVPLHVYLNRALDAMYAHLASQQALPPSQVVRTVTRADASTLITNVNVPPIAAAAAPGNAINVTGTVVDIPN
- a CDS encoding ABC transporter ATP-binding protein, which produces MSNVILETRNLTKEFKGFTAVSDVNLKVERGHIHALIGPNGAGKTTCFNLLTKFLVPTSGQILFNGKDITAAKPAQIARMGVIRSFQISAVFPHLSVLQNVRIGLQRQLGTSFHFWQSERSLNQLNDRAMALLAEVDLTEFADTITVDMPYGRKRALEIATTLAMEPEMMLLDEPTQGMGHEDVHRVTELIKKVSAGRTILMVEHNMNVVSGICDKISVLQRGAMLAEGSYAEVSRNPQVMEAYMGTTHAELEGAH
- a CDS encoding branched-chain amino acid ABC transporter permease, whose translation is MNKNVGYAIALLLALAAPFYGYPVFLMKLLCFALFACAFNLLIGYTGLLSFGHAAFFGGAGYVTGYALRTWGWPTELGLLAGVATGAGLGLIMGGLAIRRQGIYFTMITLALAQMVYFLALRLPFTGGEDGLQGVPRGTLLGIIDLGNDTVLYYFVLAIFIAGFALIVRTIHSPFGQVLKAIKENEPRAISLGYDVNKYKLMAIVLSASLAALAGATKTLVLGFETLTDVYWGMSGLVVLMTLVGGMGTMAGPILGAVLIIALENKLGDFGTYLATHTGVEWFGTLGESVGIVTGIIFVICVLMFRRGIVGEAIARFGGRAAKASV